CTGGTTTTCGCTTAGCCGGACATGGGGGCTCAATTAGAATTGAATGTCGAGTACCAGGTGCTGATGTAAATCCTTATTTGGCTTTTGCCGGTTTAATTCAAGCTGGTTTATATGGAATTGAAAATAAATTAGAGCTAGAAGATCCATTGATGGGAAACATTTACCAAAATAAAAAAGCTAAAAGTGTCCCTGGTACTTTGAGAGAAGCTATTGATTTAGCTAAAAAATCAAAGTTATTACCAAAGATTTTCCAAGCTGATGTTTTGGAACACTATATTCATGCTGCCGAATGGGAACAGTCTGAATATGATAAATCTGTTAACGATTGGGAACACCAACGTTACTTCGAACGAGGATAAAATAGGAGACTAAAATGCAAAATATGAACTGGAATTATCCAACCACTGTCTGGTTTGGTCCTGATCGATCTCAGCAAATACAACAAGCTTGTGATGCTTTGGGCGTAAAAAACCCTCTTATTGTGACTGACCCAGGTCTGCTACAAACCCCTATTATTGATGAAATTAATTCTAATCTTTCATCTAAAACAAATGTTTACTCTGATGTTCAAGGTAATCCTACTGGTTCAAATGTTACCAATGGAGTTAAAGTATTTTTAGAAGGTAATCATGATGGGGTTATTGCAATAGGTGGTGGTTCCGGTATGGATGCGGGAAAGGGTATTGCCTTTCTAGCTCATCAGTCAAGACCATTATGGGATTTTGAAGATATTGGAGATTGGTGGACTCGAGCTGACTCTGATGTCATTAAACCTATTATTGCGATTCCAACAACAGCGGGTACAGGCTCTGAAGTTGGTAGAGCAGGGGTTTTCTTAAATGAAGAAAACCATAAAAAGAAAATTATTTTTCATCCAAAAATGTTACCTCAAATCGCAATCTTAGATCCTTCATTAACAATTAACTTACCAAAAGGAATTACAGCAGGAACAGGAATGGATGCATTAGCTCATTGCTTAGAAGCTTATTCATCTCCTTTTTACCATCCTATGGCAGAGGGTACGGCTTTAGAAGGTCTTCGATTGGTTAAAGAAAATATTCAAGAAGTTTATCACAATGGAAAAAATATTGATGCTCGTGCTCATATGCTTGTTGCATCAATGATGGGTGCAGCTGCTTTTCAAAAAGGACTAGGAGCCATTCATTCAATTACACACCCAGTTAATTCTCTCTATCATACTCACCATGGTACAACGAACGGAACAGTGATGCCTTTTGTCTTAAACTATAATCGAAGCACAATTGAAGATAAATTTGTGCGTTTAGCTAATTTCTTAGATATCAAAGGGGGTTTTGACGGAATAGTTCAATGGATTATTGATTTGAAAAAAGAAATGGAAATTCCTGAAACACTTAAAGATATGGATGTTCAACCAGGAGATGAGGTCAA
The window above is part of the alpha proteobacterium HIMB59 genome. Proteins encoded here:
- a CDS encoding alcohol dehydrogenase, iron-dependent (PFAM: Iron-containing alcohol dehydrogenase) translates to MNWNYPTTVWFGPDRSQQIQQACDALGVKNPLIVTDPGLLQTPIIDEINSNLSSKTNVYSDVQGNPTGSNVTNGVKVFLEGNHDGVIAIGGGSGMDAGKGIAFLAHQSRPLWDFEDIGDWWTRADSDVIKPIIAIPTTAGTGSEVGRAGVFLNEENHKKKIIFHPKMLPQIAILDPSLTINLPKGITAGTGMDALAHCLEAYSSPFYHPMAEGTALEGLRLVKENIQEVYHNGKNIDARAHMLVASMMGAAAFQKGLGAIHSITHPVNSLYHTHHGTTNGTVMPFVLNYNRSTIEDKFVRLANFLDIKGGFDGIVQWIIDLKKEMEIPETLKDMDVQPGDEVKLAPLAQEDPSTGGNPLEMTEEKFQELISNCILGKY